One window of the Eucalyptus grandis isolate ANBG69807.140 chromosome 6, ASM1654582v1, whole genome shotgun sequence genome contains the following:
- the LOC104449989 gene encoding mitochondrial carrier protein CoAc1, with amino-acid sequence MTYEQYRGWILDNCPSFGTGPFIDLLAGSASGGTSVLCTYPLDLARTKARSPGRQWAKPLHGSVENRHSRPRHLRLRDIFRDVYREGGVRAFYRGIGPTFVGILPNAGLKYYIYEELKLKIPEDRQDSIAMRLSCGALAGLFGQTFTYPLDVVRRQMQVENVVLGKARIKNTVEGLSNIVRNQGWRQLYAGLSVNYIKVVPSVAIGFTAYDVLKSWMHYSTQQNAHHSSSSNAQN; translated from the exons ATGACGTACGAGCAATACCGGGGTTGGATCTTGGATAACTGTCCCTCGTTCGGGACGGGGCCTTTTATCGACCTCCTGGCGGGCTCTGCCTCCGGAGGAACGTCTGTGTTATGTACATATCCCTTGGATCTGGCTCGGACGAAAGCTCGCTCACCAGGTCGGCAATGGGCAAAACCTTTGCATG GTTCCGTTGAAAATCGTCATTCTCGACCTCGACATTTGAGGCTTCGCGATATCTTCAGGGATGTCTATCGAGAAGGCGGAGTGCGCGCTTTCTATCGAGGCATAG GTCCAACATTCGTCGGGATTCTTCCGAATGCCGGCTTGAAGTACTACATCTACGAGGAGCTCAAGCTCAAGATTCCTGAGGATCGCCAAGATTCGATCGCCATGCGCCTCTCCTGTGGCGCTCTGGCTGGGTTGTTCGGGCAGACATTCACGTACCCATTGGATGTCGTGAGGCGACAAATGCAG GTTGAGAATGTGGTACTGGGCAAGGCCCGGATCAAGAACACCGTAGAAGGTCTTTCAAACATTGTTCGCAATCAAGGGTGGAGACAATTATATGCCGGTTTAAGCGTCAATTACATCAAG GTGGTGCCTTCAGTGGCCATTGGGTTCACAGCATATGATGTGCTCAAGTCCTGGATGCATTATTCAACCCAGCAAAACGCTCATCACTCGTCATCTTCGAATGCACAAAATTAA
- the LOC104449990 gene encoding coatomer subunit zeta-3 has translation MAHFSSSHDLCPLVKNILLLDSEGKRVAVKYFSDDWPTNSAKLAFEKSVFTKTLKTNARTEAEIAMFENNIVIYKFVQDLHFFVTGSDDDNELILASVLQGFFDAVALILRNNVDKNEALENLDLILLCIDEIVDGGMILETDASTIAGKVASHSIDAAAPLSEQTLTQALATAREHITRSLLT, from the exons ATGGcgcatttctcttcttctcac GATTTGTGCCCTTTGGTGAAGAACATTCTTCTGCTGGATTCTGAAGGAAAGCGTGTTGCGGTCAAATATTTCTCAGATGATTGGCCAACAAATAGTGCTAAATTAGCCTTTGAGAAATCTGTGTTCACCAAAACTTTGAAGACAAATGCTAGGACTGAAG CGGAGATCGCAATGTTCGAAAATAACATTGTCATCTACAAATTCGTACAAGACTTGCACTTTTTTGTGACTGGaagtgatgatgacaatgaGCTGATTTTAGCTTCAGTACTTCAAGGGTTTTTTGATGCAGTTGCCCTTATTCTGAG GAACAATGTTGACAAAAATGAAGCACTTGAGAATCTAGATCTTATTCTTCTTTGCATTGACGAGATTGTGGATGGAGG GATGATTCTTGAAACAGATGCAAGTACTATAGCTGGAAAAGTCGCATCCCACAGCATTGATGCAGCCGCCCCATTGTCTGAGCAG ACTTTAACCCAAGCATTGGCTACAGCTCGCGAACATATCACAAGATCCCTCCTCACATGA